From Clostridiales bacterium, a single genomic window includes:
- the coaBC gene encoding bifunctional phosphopantothenoylcysteine decarboxylase/phosphopantothenate--cysteine ligase CoaBC gives MDNLKNKTVVIGISGGIAAYKICALTSSLQKQGADVHIILTKHAQHFVTPLSLQTLSKNKVIVDMFDANYQPNVQHISLAKKADILVIAPATANIIAKIAHGIADDFLTTNTLATMAPKLICPAMNTDMLRNPITQENIKKLKSLGYYILYGEEGHLACGDSGLGRMAEPEVIERHIKKIINPKNDLANKTVLITAGATREDIDGVRCITNYSSGKMGAALAKVAINRGAEVIFIHGNTSIPLDFEAKKIGVFSTGDMFNAVMQNYKSADIIVMAAAPSDYRVKNRFDQKIKSEQVVLELEKNIDIAQELGKVKGGKTLVIFAAETQDTISNAKDKLIKKNADMVVANNITLDGAGFDTDTNIASLVFKDRIINLNKMLKTELAEIILDNILSLRNH, from the coding sequence ATGGATAACCTCAAAAATAAAACAGTAGTAATAGGGATAAGCGGCGGAATAGCCGCATACAAGATATGCGCCCTTACGAGCAGTTTGCAAAAACAGGGCGCCGATGTGCATATTATTTTGACTAAGCATGCGCAACATTTTGTGACGCCTTTGTCCTTGCAGACTTTGTCCAAAAATAAAGTCATTGTTGATATGTTTGACGCCAATTATCAGCCTAATGTCCAGCATATCTCTTTGGCGAAAAAGGCCGATATTTTGGTAATCGCGCCCGCTACCGCCAATATAATCGCCAAGATTGCGCACGGCATAGCCGATGATTTTTTGACAACCAATACTTTGGCTACCATGGCGCCCAAACTGATTTGTCCCGCTATGAATACCGATATGCTGCGCAATCCTATAACGCAAGAAAATATTAAAAAGCTTAAAAGTCTTGGCTATTATATTTTATATGGCGAGGAAGGGCATTTAGCTTGCGGCGATAGCGGTTTGGGCAGAATGGCCGAGCCCGAAGTTATAGAACGGCATATCAAAAAAATAATTAATCCCAAAAATGATCTAGCTAATAAAACCGTTTTGATAACGGCGGGCGCCACAAGAGAAGATATTGACGGGGTAAGATGTATAACCAATTATTCCAGCGGCAAAATGGGCGCGGCTTTGGCTAAGGTAGCTATAAATCGCGGCGCGGAAGTTATTTTTATACACGGCAATACGAGTATTCCATTGGATTTTGAAGCAAAAAAAATCGGCGTTTTTTCTACCGGCGATATGTTTAACGCGGTAATGCAAAATTATAAATCAGCCGATATTATCGTTATGGCCGCCGCGCCGTCGGACTACCGCGTCAAAAATAGATTTGACCAAAAAATAAAATCCGAACAGGTTGTTTTAGAGCTTGAAAAAAATATAGATATAGCGCAAGAGTTAGGCAAGGTAAAGGGCGGCAAAACCCTGGTTATTTTCGCGGCCGAAACGCAAGACACTATCTCTAACGCCAAAGACAAACTTATCAAAAAAAATGCAGATATGGTTGTTGCGAATAATATTACATTGGATGGCGCGGGATTTGACACGGATACCAATATAGCTTCTTTGGTTTTCAAAGATAGGATAATCAACCTTAATAAAATGTTAAAAACGGAATTGGCTGAAATTATTTTGGATAACATATTATCTTTAAGGAATCATTAA
- the rpoZ gene encoding DNA-directed RNA polymerase subunit omega, giving the protein MMTQPPIDKLIKMVDSKYALCCLIAKRARQLIDKKPELLEETNMNAISYAAQEVYEGKVQIAKG; this is encoded by the coding sequence ATGATGACCCAACCTCCCATTGATAAGTTGATAAAAATGGTTGACAGCAAATACGCTTTGTGTTGCTTGATCGCAAAAAGAGCTCGTCAATTAATAGATAAAAAACCCGAGCTTTTGGAAGAGACTAATATGAACGCTATTTCTTACGCGGCCCAAGAAGTCTATGAAGGGAAAGTTCAAATCGCGAAAGGATAA
- the gmk gene encoding guanylate kinase, with protein sequence MSKGILIVLSGPSGVGKGTVNKRVRELLPSLKKSISVTTRPKRPDEKDGVHYHFVTQEQFDALVKNDGLLEYAQVYNNFYGTPKKPVLEALEKGEDMIFELDIQGARLIKQAYNDCVRIFISPPSIDELSNRLDQRGTETEEIKALRLAQTKQELEEARFYDYFIVNNNIEEAAKKVVDIISAEKAKTSRNKNKIDKLLKGESII encoded by the coding sequence ATGTCCAAGGGCATATTAATAGTGTTGTCGGGTCCAAGCGGGGTAGGCAAGGGTACGGTCAACAAAAGAGTGAGAGAGTTGCTGCCAAGCTTAAAAAAATCTATTTCTGTAACGACAAGACCTAAAAGACCCGATGAAAAAGATGGCGTTCATTATCATTTTGTTACTCAAGAACAATTTGACGCACTTGTAAAAAACGACGGCCTTTTGGAATACGCGCAAGTATATAATAATTTTTACGGGACGCCCAAAAAGCCTGTTTTGGAAGCTTTAGAAAAAGGCGAAGATATGATATTTGAGCTTGACATACAAGGCGCTAGATTAATAAAGCAAGCGTATAACGATTGCGTGCGAATTTTTATATCTCCGCCGTCAATAGACGAGCTTTCCAATAGACTTGACCAAAGGGGCACCGAAACCGAAGAAATTAAAGCTTTGCGCCTGGCCCAAACAAAACAAGAGCTTGAGGAAGCTAGATTTTATGATTATTTTATTGTAAATAATAATATAGAAGAAGCGGCAAAAAAGGTTGTTGATATAATATCCGCCGAGAAAGCAAAAACTTCTAGAAATAAAAATAAAATTGACAAATTATTAAAAGGAGAAAGCATAATATGA
- a CDS encoding YicC family protein encodes MKSMTGYGKYSIKNDYGELTIEIKSVNNRFLDINTHMPKSMTLNEDQIRKCIQNFIKRGTVDVYFSFSLNSDVPKPIELDLSAVSAYLSASRTLKEKFGLTDDFTTSIMLKFPDVLKVNTDTDIWNDIVIEGLNNCLLEYDKMRLIEGKSIQEDMQNIINSLKSLLDMVAKRAPIIVEEYREKLKSRIQEIIKDYSLDEARLLNEVAFFADKADINEELSRMNSHIDQFSSEIISDECSGKKLDFILQEMLREVNTMCSKCNDIEASKLLIEMKSQLEKLKEHIRNVE; translated from the coding sequence ATGAAAAGCATGACCGGATACGGTAAATACAGCATAAAAAACGATTATGGGGAATTAACAATAGAGATCAAATCCGTTAACAATAGATTTTTGGATATAAATACCCATATGCCCAAAAGCATGACATTAAACGAAGACCAGATAAGAAAATGTATCCAAAACTTTATAAAAAGGGGCACGGTTGATGTTTATTTTTCATTCTCGCTAAACTCTGATGTTCCAAAACCTATTGAGCTTGATTTATCGGCGGTATCGGCATATTTATCAGCCTCTCGGACTTTAAAAGAAAAATTTGGTTTGACCGACGACTTTACGACTTCTATAATGCTGAAATTCCCCGATGTTTTAAAAGTCAATACCGATACCGATATTTGGAATGATATAGTTATTGAGGGATTAAATAACTGCCTGCTTGAATATGATAAAATGCGGCTGATTGAAGGCAAGAGCATACAAGAAGACATGCAAAATATAATAAATAGCTTAAAATCTTTGCTTGATATGGTCGCCAAAAGAGCGCCTATTATTGTAGAGGAATACAGAGAAAAACTAAAATCCCGTATTCAAGAAATTATAAAAGATTATTCATTGGATGAAGCTAGATTGCTTAACGAAGTGGCTTTTTTTGCCGATAAAGCCGATATAAACGAAGAATTAAGCCGCATGAATTCGCATATTGACCAATTCTCTTCCGAGATAATAAGCGACGAATGTTCGGGGAAAAAGCTGGATTTTATTTTGCAGGAAATGTTGCGTGAAGTAAATACGATGTGCAGCAAGTGTAATGATATTGAGGCCTCCAAGCTCTTGATTGAAATGAAAAGCCAGCTTGAAAAACTCAAGGAACATATACGCAATGTGGAGTAA
- the ligA gene encoding NAD-dependent DNA ligase LigA: MIDRMKELVYKLNLYAYHYYVLDDPIISDKEYDQLYDELVALEKQTGITLKDSPTLRVGGEPIAKFGTHKHIARLYSLDKVQNKEQLENWYHRLVRLLDGVKPVLTVEHKLDGLTLCLTYDKGYFVSAATRGNGEVGENVSEQVKTIKSFPLSIDFDGLIEIQGEGIMRISVFNEYNKTATEVLKNPRNAAAGAIRNLDPKVTAKRNLDIYFYNVNYIEGGNINSQIEMIEFLKRNRFRTSEFYVCRTLDELMETVEKIDRSGLDYVIDGIVIKVNELSLREKLGYTDKFPRWAVAYKFEAEETTTIVKDVVWQVGRTGKLTPLALLEPVELAGATVSRATLNNADDIERKSVKIGSRVFIRRSNDVIPEITGLAQAHDDDKTIDLPKTCPSCNEKLETIGANTFCVNFTCPAQIKGRLEHFSSKECMDIEGLSEKTIAQLYEKLGLSSPIDLYSLTKEQLLTLEGFKDKRADNLINSIKKSKGKDLAAFINSLGIPNVGKKTSKDLAQEFQSLEALMEASYEHLSSIDSIGDVIAKGIIEFFEKHKDYALELEKIIKPRFDQPIKTSGAIFGKKFVITGTLQNYKRAQAHKLIEERGGIVSETVTKDTDYLIAGADAGSKLQKAQRLGIKVISEQDFVSMLND; encoded by the coding sequence ATGATTGATCGCATGAAAGAATTGGTTTATAAGCTTAACCTTTACGCTTATCACTATTATGTTTTGGACGATCCGATAATAAGCGATAAAGAATATGACCAATTATACGACGAATTGGTTGCGCTAGAAAAGCAAACGGGCATAACTTTAAAAGATTCGCCTACGCTTCGCGTTGGCGGAGAGCCTATAGCCAAATTTGGAACGCACAAACATATAGCAAGACTTTATTCTTTGGACAAGGTCCAAAATAAAGAACAGCTTGAAAATTGGTATCATAGACTTGTAAGATTGCTAGACGGTGTTAAACCGGTTCTGACGGTGGAACATAAGCTAGACGGTTTGACTTTATGTTTGACTTATGACAAAGGTTATTTCGTAAGCGCGGCCACCCGCGGCAATGGAGAGGTGGGCGAAAATGTTTCCGAACAGGTCAAAACTATTAAGAGTTTTCCTTTGAGCATAGATTTTGACGGGCTTATTGAGATACAAGGCGAAGGGATTATGCGCATCTCGGTATTCAATGAATACAATAAAACGGCTACCGAGGTCTTGAAAAATCCAAGAAACGCAGCGGCAGGCGCGATAAGGAATTTAGACCCGAAAGTTACAGCAAAGCGAAATTTGGACATATATTTTTATAATGTCAATTATATTGAGGGCGGCAATATCAATTCCCAGATAGAAATGATAGAATTTTTAAAAAGAAACCGCTTCAGGACTTCGGAATTCTATGTATGTCGCACTTTGGATGAGCTGATGGAAACCGTAGAAAAAATTGACCGTTCGGGGCTTGATTATGTGATAGACGGTATTGTTATTAAGGTAAACGAGCTTAGCCTTAGGGAAAAATTGGGCTATACTGACAAATTTCCTAGATGGGCGGTCGCATATAAATTTGAAGCGGAAGAAACGACCACAATAGTTAAGGATGTCGTTTGGCAGGTCGGAAGAACGGGTAAGTTGACGCCGTTGGCGCTGTTAGAGCCCGTTGAGCTAGCGGGCGCGACGGTTTCCAGGGCGACTTTGAATAACGCGGACGATATAGAAAGAAAAAGCGTCAAAATAGGCTCAAGGGTTTTTATAAGAAGGAGCAACGATGTTATTCCCGAAATAACAGGGCTGGCACAAGCGCATGACGACGACAAAACGATTGATTTGCCCAAAACTTGTCCTTCATGCAACGAAAAATTAGAAACAATAGGCGCCAACACTTTTTGCGTTAATTTTACTTGTCCCGCCCAAATAAAAGGCAGATTGGAGCATTTTTCTTCAAAAGAATGTATGGACATAGAAGGACTAAGCGAAAAAACCATAGCGCAATTGTATGAAAAACTAGGCCTATCTTCGCCCATAGATTTGTATTCCTTGACCAAAGAACAGTTATTGACGCTTGAAGGATTTAAAGACAAAAGAGCGGATAATTTAATCAATTCTATCAAAAAAAGCAAAGGCAAAGACCTTGCCGCTTTTATCAATTCATTGGGCATACCCAATGTGGGCAAAAAAACTTCCAAGGACTTGGCGCAAGAATTTCAATCTTTGGAAGCTTTGATGGAAGCTAGCTATGAGCATCTTAGCTCAATTGACTCAATAGGCGATGTCATTGCAAAGGGTATTATTGAATTTTTTGAAAAACATAAAGATTATGCGCTTGAGCTTGAAAAAATCATAAAGCCTAGATTTGACCAGCCGATTAAGACAAGCGGCGCGATTTTTGGCAAAAAGTTTGTTATAACGGGAACGCTGCAAAATTATAAAAGAGCTCAAGCCCATAAACTCATAGAAGAACGCGGAGGGATTGTTTCGGAAACCGTGACTAAAGATACCGATTATTTGATTGCAGGCGCGGACGCGGGCAGCAAGCTGCAAAAAGCGCAGCGTCTAGGAATAAAAGTAATAAGCGAACAGGATTTTGTGTCAATGCTTAACGATTGA